Proteins from one Cicer arietinum cultivar CDC Frontier isolate Library 1 chromosome 3, Cicar.CDCFrontier_v2.0, whole genome shotgun sequence genomic window:
- the LOC101493833 gene encoding L-type lectin-domain containing receptor kinase IX.1-like — protein MDSHKGTIWVGLGVGVVVASSFLILGWFCILMWKRAKMKKEDSTFDLKMDDEFQKGIGPKRFCYNKLASATDNFEESQKIGQGGFGGVYKGYLKDIDSNVAIKRISRESKQGIKEYATEVKLISQLRHRNLVQLIGWCHRKKDLLLIYEFMQNGSLDSHLYRGKSVLAWHMRYNIAMDLASALLYLHEEWEQCVLHRDIKSSNIMLDTNFNAKVGDFGLARLVDHEKGSQTTVIAGTMGYLAPEYFTTGKATKESDIYSFGIVSLELVSGRKPVDLNAKEDQMAIYDWVWELYRLGRFVEVVDTKLRGVFDEMKMERLVVVGLWCANPNYSLRPSVRQLIQVLKFEAALPILPLQKMNDSSYYAPTKMNTVFGPVSSSSAVYSYPICV, from the coding sequence ATGGATAGCCACAAAGGTACTATATGGGTTGGTCTAGGAGTTGGTGTAGTTGTTGCATCAAGTTTCCTTATTTTAGGATGGTTTTGTATTTTAATGTGGAAAAGggctaaaatgaaaaaagaagatTCAACTTTTGACCTAAAAATGGATGATGAATTCCAAAAGGGAATAGGACCAAAAAGGTTTTGTTATAATAAATTGGCGAGTGCAACAGATAACTTTGAAGAATCACAAAAGATTGGGCAAGGTGGTTTTGGTGGTGTTTATAAAGGCTATTTAAAAGACATAGATTCAAATGTTGCTATAAAGAGAATATCAAGAGAATCCAAACAAGGAATAAAGGAATATGCAACTGAAGTGAAACTCATTAGTCAACTAAGGCATAGAAATTTAGTACAACTAATTGGTTGGTGTCATAGAAAAAAAGACTTACTCCTTATATATGAATTCATGCAAAATGGTAGCTTAGATTCACACTTATATCGCGGAAAAAGCGTATTAGCATGGCACATGAGGTACAACATTGCAATGGATTTAGCTtcagcgttgttgtatcttcaTGAAGAATGGGAACAATGCGTGCTACATAGAGACATTAAATCAAGCAACATTATGTTGGACACAAATTTCAATGCTAAAGTCGGCGATTTCGGGTTGGCAAGACTAGTTGATCATGAAAAAGGCTCACAAACAACAGTTATAGCTGGTACAATGGGATATTTAGCACCTGAATATTTCACAACAGGTAAAGCTACAAAGGAATCTGATATATATAGTTTTGGAATTGTTTCATTGGAGTTAGTTAGCGGAAGAAAACCAGTTGATCTTAATGCAAAGGAAGACCAAATGGCTATATATGATTGGGTTTGGGAACTTTATAGATTAGGAAGGtttgttgaagttgttgatACAAAACTTAGGGGTGTGTTTGATGAGATGAAAATGGAACGTTTAGTTGTTGTTGGTCTTTGGTGTGCTAATCCTAATTATTCATTAAGGCCAAGTGTTAGACAACTGATTCAAGTGCTTAAATTTGAAGCTGCTTTACCAATTCTACCCCTGCAAAAGATGAATGATTCAAGTTATTATGCTCCTACAAAAATGAACACAGTTTTTGGTccagtttcttcttcctctgcagTTTATTCATACCCGATCTGTGTCTAG